One window from the genome of Musa acuminata AAA Group cultivar baxijiao chromosome BXJ1-4, Cavendish_Baxijiao_AAA, whole genome shotgun sequence encodes:
- the LOC103981214 gene encoding uncharacterized protein LOC103981214 isoform X2, which translates to MGCVGSKPEDAVANKGRPGIVEEVAVFVPGLRAPKNVDFVQSLGDRLPKRLVEHLSALRTKIVVMAAQEAPTVAKPRRKTATQHGGSSLADLLQALEDYLPVLLGLAKDGSQLTDKVRFAWANRMDDAEETKMANAWYEVLSVLHLMAMICFSEANLLLLPKVSGDGHHLKEYEESRRTSIDKFLKAAGYLDCAIQHVLPRLPPDLRKELPVDLAEGVLRSLHIQALGQATDYIAQYPLAEGWGGKHHLFIKLKYVEAKAAAYYYHGVLLDEGNTQKSHTAAVAALKAADDFLKESKRASEAFNVLPPTSRNPPPWGSMKYLCEKIPKHVSSKVRINRDLYSQDRILERAPTLPDFPVALKPDEYRLPEVDPSWNYSMWISV; encoded by the exons ATGGGATGCGTGGGTTCAAAACCAGAAGATGCAGTTGCAAACAAAGGAAGGCCAGGGATTGTCGAAGAGGTGGCGGTCTTCGTGCCAGGCTTGCGAGCCCCTAAAAACGTAGACTTTGTTCAGTCACTGGGTGACAGATTGCCGAAGCGTTTAGTCGAACACCTGTCAGCCCTGAGAACTAAAATAGTAGTTATGGCTGCCCAAGAGGCACCAACTGTTGCAAAGCCAAGGAGAAAAACAGCCACACAACATG GAGGTTCCAGTTTGGCTGATCTTCTGCAGGCTCTGGAAGACTACTTACCAGTTCTACTGGGATTGGCGAAAGATG GAAGTCAACTAACAGACAAAGTACGGTTTGCATGGGCTAACCGGATGGATGATGCTGAG GAAACAAAAATGGCAAATGCTTGGTATGAGGTGCTTTCAGTTCTGCACTTGATGGCTATGATATGTTTCTCTGAGGCCAACTTATTGCTTCTTCCCAAAGTATCTGGCGATGGACATCATCTTAAGGAATATGAAG AAAGCAGGAGGACCTCCATTGATAAATTCTTGAAGGCAGCAGGATATTTGGATTGTGCTATTCAGCATGTCCTTCCTCGACTTCCTCCTGATCTGAG GAAGGAACTTCCTGTAGACCTGGCTGAAGGAGTGCTCCGCTCTCTTCATATTCAAGCATTGGGTCAG GCTACTGATTACATTGCACAATATCCATTAGCTGAAGGTTGGGGAGGAAAGCACCATCTCTTTATCAAGTTGAAATATGTTGAAGCAAAG GCTGCTGCTTATTATTATCATGGTGTACTCCTTGATGAAGGGAACACACAGAAATCCCATACGGCAGCCGTCGCTGCTCTGAAAGCAGCTGATGACTTTCTTAAAGAAAGCAAAAGGGCATCTGAGGCATTCAATGTGCTGCCTCCCACATCAAG GAATCCACCGCCCTGGGGTTCTATGAAGTATCTTTGTGAGAAAATCCCCAAACATGTATCCAGCAAGGTTCGGATAAATCGAGACCTCTACAGTCAAGACAG GATCCTTGAGAGAGCACCAACATTGCCAGATTTTCCTGTGGCTCTTAAACCTGATGAGTACCGACTTCCTGAAGTGGATCCTTCATGGAACTACAGCATGTGGATCTCTGTTTGA
- the LOC103981214 gene encoding uncharacterized protein LOC103981214 isoform X1, with protein sequence MGCVGSKPEDAVANKGRPGIVEEVAVFVPGLRAPKNVDFVQSLGDRLPKRLVEHLSALRTKIVVMAAQEAPTVAKPRRKTATQHGGSSLADLLQALEDYLPVLLGLAKDGSQLTDKVRFAWANRMDDAEETKMANAWYEVLSVLHLMAMICFSEANLLLLPKVSGDGHHLKEYEESRRTSIDKFLKAAGYLDCAIQHVLPRLPPDLRKELPVDLAEGVLRSLHIQALGQSVDIQLWMAMDSVTATLAVKRRLACEMVKCWQQATDYIAQYPLAEGWGGKHHLFIKLKYVEAKAAAYYYHGVLLDEGNTQKSHTAAVAALKAADDFLKESKRASEAFNVLPPTSRNPPPWGSMKYLCEKIPKHVSSKVRINRDLYSQDRILERAPTLPDFPVALKPDEYRLPEVDPSWNYSMWISV encoded by the exons ATGGGATGCGTGGGTTCAAAACCAGAAGATGCAGTTGCAAACAAAGGAAGGCCAGGGATTGTCGAAGAGGTGGCGGTCTTCGTGCCAGGCTTGCGAGCCCCTAAAAACGTAGACTTTGTTCAGTCACTGGGTGACAGATTGCCGAAGCGTTTAGTCGAACACCTGTCAGCCCTGAGAACTAAAATAGTAGTTATGGCTGCCCAAGAGGCACCAACTGTTGCAAAGCCAAGGAGAAAAACAGCCACACAACATG GAGGTTCCAGTTTGGCTGATCTTCTGCAGGCTCTGGAAGACTACTTACCAGTTCTACTGGGATTGGCGAAAGATG GAAGTCAACTAACAGACAAAGTACGGTTTGCATGGGCTAACCGGATGGATGATGCTGAG GAAACAAAAATGGCAAATGCTTGGTATGAGGTGCTTTCAGTTCTGCACTTGATGGCTATGATATGTTTCTCTGAGGCCAACTTATTGCTTCTTCCCAAAGTATCTGGCGATGGACATCATCTTAAGGAATATGAAG AAAGCAGGAGGACCTCCATTGATAAATTCTTGAAGGCAGCAGGATATTTGGATTGTGCTATTCAGCATGTCCTTCCTCGACTTCCTCCTGATCTGAG GAAGGAACTTCCTGTAGACCTGGCTGAAGGAGTGCTCCGCTCTCTTCATATTCAAGCATTGGGTCAG AGTGTTGATATTCAACTATGGATGGCAATGGATAGTGTCACGGCTACCCTTGCTGTGAAAAGGAGGTTAGCATGTGAGATGGTTAAGTGCTGGCAACAG GCTACTGATTACATTGCACAATATCCATTAGCTGAAGGTTGGGGAGGAAAGCACCATCTCTTTATCAAGTTGAAATATGTTGAAGCAAAG GCTGCTGCTTATTATTATCATGGTGTACTCCTTGATGAAGGGAACACACAGAAATCCCATACGGCAGCCGTCGCTGCTCTGAAAGCAGCTGATGACTTTCTTAAAGAAAGCAAAAGGGCATCTGAGGCATTCAATGTGCTGCCTCCCACATCAAG GAATCCACCGCCCTGGGGTTCTATGAAGTATCTTTGTGAGAAAATCCCCAAACATGTATCCAGCAAGGTTCGGATAAATCGAGACCTCTACAGTCAAGACAG GATCCTTGAGAGAGCACCAACATTGCCAGATTTTCCTGTGGCTCTTAAACCTGATGAGTACCGACTTCCTGAAGTGGATCCTTCATGGAACTACAGCATGTGGATCTCTGTTTGA
- the LOC135646182 gene encoding acetyl-coenzyme A carboxylase carboxyl transferase subunit alpha, chloroplastic-like gives MNSLFLSPAANVCGESSSYVSGSHIYTWNGLLGAEQRRVLSSGVSRVWLKHFGQSTRRNGHRFCVVARIKKGQKNEYPWPEDIDPNLKSGHLSYLSRFKPLVEKPKPVTLEFEKPLVELQKKIIDVRKMADETGLDFTDQINLLESKYQQALKDLYTHLTPIQRLSIARHPNRPTFLDHVLNITDKWVELHGDRAGYDDPAIVTGLGSIDGKTYAFVGHQKGRNTKENIHRNFGMPTPHGYRKALRMMRYADHHGFPIITFIDTPGAFADLKSEELGQGEAIAVNLRTMFDLKVPIVTIVIGEGGSGGALAIGCANKMYMLENSVFYVASPEACAAILWKSSQEAPEAAEQLKITSTELCKLKIADGIIPEPLGGAHTDPTWTSQQIKVKLVKAMQELAAMDKETLLSHRHLKFRQIGGYLEGKPLPPTKNFNMKKKEVNLSKVKADIVMEIENLKKSVVEAKGKYPTPTISDKIEKLRKEIDKEMTKAFISMGLQKRVKALKMELSKSPSTPDGTLSPTLQEKADRLVNKFKHNLSRRGSYMGLKKKLVLLFKINRLQDLKAKGEKLKEQINEKLDEKFKEKVKGKMEVLRRARDKVAKGEQLDDDQIKEVESAKEELAEMLKSVNLEVVGSVKKIGPTSPPGLGEKLAKADEVINKEIEKAIDMAGVRGKIEELKKQIASGPSDEKVEEMEREIREQIAAVMDLTGLKKKVESVVGLPAQETVDAEGSPVDLTVQETVSAGNSPE, from the exons ATGAACTCTCTCTTCCTCTCACCAGCAGCCAATGTATGTGGGGAGAGTAGCAGTTATGTATCTGGATCACATATTTATACATGGAATGGTCTCCTTGGTGCTGAACAACGGAGGGTCTTGTCCAGTGGAGTTAGCAGAGTTTGGCTGAAGCATTTTGGACAATCTACACGTAGAAATGGGCATAGGTTTTGTGTTGTTGCAAGAATTAAAAAAGGACAAAAGAATGAATATCCCTGGCCAGAAGATATTGATCCAAATTTAAAAAGTGGCCACTTGAGCTATTTGTCTCGATTCAAACCTCTCGTGGAAAAACCAAAGCCAGTTACTCTTGAATTTGAGAAGCCATTGGTTGAACTACAAAAGAAGATTATTGAT GTGCGTAAAATGGCTGATGAGACTGGTCTGGACTTCACTGATCAAATTAATCTACTGGAAAGCAAATACCAGCAG GCCCTGAAAGACTTGTACACACATTTGACTCCTATTCAAAGATTGAGTATTGCTCGGCATCCCAACAGGCCAACATTTCTTGACCATGTGTTGAACATTACTGACAAG TGGGTCGAGCTTCATGGAGACCGTGCAGGTTATGATGACCCTGCCATTGTAACAGGTCTTGGAAGCATAGATGGGAAAACCTATGCATTTGTTGGTCATCAGAAAGGCAGGAACACTAAAGAAAATATACACCGCAATTTTGGAATGCCTACTCCACACGG TTACCGTAAGGCCTTGCGTATGATGAGGTATGCAGACCACCATGGATTTCCCATCATTACATTTATTGACACACCTGGGGCATTTGCTGATCTTAAATCTGAAGAACTTGGCCAG GGGGAGGCAATAGCCGTTAACTTAAGGACTATGTTTGACCTGAAGGTTCCAATTGTCACTATTGTTATTGGTGAAGGTGGATCTGGTGGAGCTCTTGCTATTGGCTGTgcaaacaaaatgtacatgttggAAAATTCAGTCTTCTATGTTGCCAG TCCAGAAGCATGTGCTGCAATTTTGTGGAAGTCTTCTCAAGAAGCTCCTGAG GCAGCTGAGCAACTGAAGATCACATCCACCGAACTTTGTAAATTAAAAATTGCAGATGGGATCATTCCA GAACCTCTTGGTGGTGCGCATACTGATCCAACATGGACATCCCAGCAGATAAAGGTTAAACTCGTGAAGGCCATGCAG GAGCTTGCTGCAATGGACAAAGAAACTCTACTTAGTCATCGCCATTTGAAGTTCAGGCAAATAGGGGGATATCTAGAAGGCAAACCTCTTCCACCAACTAAGAATTTTAACATGAAAAAGAAGGAAGTCAACCTTTCCAAAGTCAAAGCTGACATAGTGATGGAAATAGAAAACCTAAAGAAATCAGTAGTGGAAGCTAAAGGCAAATATCCTACGCCTACCATCTCTGACAAAATAGAAAAACTTAGGAAAGAAATTGACAAGGAAATGACAAAGGCCTTCATTTCAATGGGATTACAAAAAAGGGTCAAAGCTCTTAAGATGGAGTTATCCAAATCTCCGAGCACGCCTGATGGAACACTTAGTCCAACCTTGCAGGAAAAAGCAGATAGACTGGTGAACAAATTTAAGCACAATCTATCTCGTCGTggatcttacatgggcctaaagaAGAAACTTGTACTGCTTTTTAAGATTAACAGGCTGCAGGACCTGAAAGCTAAAGGAGAGAAGCTGAAGGAACAGATTAATGAAAAACTcgatgagaaattcaaagagaagGTCAAAGGCAAGATGGAGGTACTGAGACGGGCGCGTGATAAGGTGGCAAAGGGGGAACAATTAGATgatgatcagatcaaggaggtggaaAGTGCCAAGGAAGAGTTAGCGGAAATGCTAAAATCTGTGAATCTTGAAGTGGTGGGATCGGTTAAGAAGATAGGACCAACATCTCCACCTGGGTTAGGTGAGAAATTAGCAAAGGCAGATGAGGTGATAAATAAGGAAATAGAGAAGGCAATAGATATGGCTGGCGTTAGGGGGAAAATAGAAGAGTTGAAGAAGCAGATAGCCAGTGGTCCCAGTGATGAAAAAGTGGAGGAAATGGAGAGAGAGATAAGGGAGCAAATTGCTGCTGTAATGGATCTTACTGGCCTGAAGAAGAAGGTAGAAAGTGTCGTCGGTTTACCTGCGCAAGAAACAGTTGATGCCGAAGGCAGTCCTGTTGACTTAACTGTTCAAGAGACGGTGAGTGCCGGAAACAGCCCTGAATGA
- the LOC135646181 gene encoding kinesin-like protein KIN-10C, with amino-acid sequence MMGSSSGARDGTDSLASKPQSQLQRGVRVVGKIRPFVDSEAGGSSCRARVSVTRFVGDHALVAFDDQQTCRKDSYKLDWCYEQDENIDQIFTAEVKPLIEGLFRGHNGCVIAYGAPGSGKSQLIQGSGQNPGLVMIALGEILAFANENRGSVTVSCYEVSQDHIYDLLEPKDQEVLILEDAAKRIQLKGLSQIPVNSISDFKKLSFHGCNMGKSWLKLPDDSTVRSHRGLIVYLSSVDMESNSSLIGKINFVCLADYEDIKQKGNARPQLAESTKINKSLYTLLNIVCALNAGENFIPYRESKLTRLLQDFLCKASRAVLITCLNPTICQDTLSAVNLASRSCQVANRHRCHSAKVIKSGSKFNQSCSPSIVGIPVRAVSQKKNEISQCASSEKNGYGTPYAIRRRSLQLGSLGTCFSEKQKTGFPSAIRKKKMPIGSSPPNKSESRKANSRVDIVTAVDTCSQGNVVLDYVDVDCPMLEEESCESVGPNCVENIMPTGGDCYTNEDTFVQDTVVGLGCDEKMTDDPIDGTKDEIHKIFVNEDQSSPPLSARLREISNSLKLLSTQTTAIGSPNTEMTSTKQINKEKLDPKTPEVPFAVRLENEPNFDYIGSPQDIFKTRSTGLKKYLAQECLTFLNSANKEELKGLKGIGEKRATYILQLREESSEPFKNMDDLKEIGLSRKQINAMMSQVLGDF; translated from the exons ATGATGGGTTCTTCCTCGGGTGCACGCGATGGTACCGATTCTTTGGCGTCTAAGCCTCAGAGTCAATTACAACGGGGAGTTCGCGTGGTGGGAAAGATCCGACCTTTCGTCGATTCGGAGGCCGGTGGATCCTCCTGTCGTGCTCGGGTTTCCGTCACCAGATTCGTTGGAGACCATGCCTTGGTTGCTTTCGATGACCAGCAGACTTG TCGGAAGGATTCCTACAAGTTGGATTGGTGCTATGAACAAGACGAAAACATTGACCAGATCTTCACTGCAGAGGTTAAGCCTCTCATAGAGGGGCTATTCCGTGGACATAATGGCTGCGTTATTGCTTATGgtgctccgggaagtggcaagtctCAGCTGATTCAG GGCTCTGGACAGAACCCTGGTCTAGTGATGATTGCTTTAGGGGAAATATTAGCATTTGCCAATGAAAACAGAGGCTCTGTCACTGTATCATGCTATGAAGTATCTCAAGATCATATATATGATCTCCTGGAGCCCAAGGATCAGGAGGTGCTTATCCTGGAAGATGCGGCCAAGAGAATTCAGCTTAAGGGCCTTTCGCAG ATCCCTGTAAACTCTATCTCTGATTTCAAGAAATTATCTTTTCATGGGTGTAACATGGGCAAGTCTTGGCTCAAGCTTCCTGATGATAGCACAGTCAGGAGCCACAGAGGCTTGATTGTATATTTGTCTTCTGTTGACATGGAATCCAACAGTTCTTTAATTGGGAAGATAAACTTTGTTTGTTTGGCAG ACTATGAGGACATTAAGCAGAAGGGTAATGCGAGACCTCAACTAGCTGAGAGTACTAAGATTAACAAGTCATTGTATACACTTCTAAACATCGTTTGCGCACTTAACGCTGGTGAGAATTTCATTCCCTACCGGGAAAGCAAATTGACCCGCTTGCTGCAAGACTTCTTGTGCAAGGCAAGCAGAGCTGTCCTGATTACATGCTTG AATCCAACTATCTGTCAAGACACTCTCAGTGCGGTCAACTTGGCATCTAGGTCATGCCAAGTAGCCAATCGACATCGGTGTCACTCAGCCAAGGTCATTAAGAGTGGTTCAAAGTTCAACCAATCATGTTCCCCTTCTATTGTTGGAATACCCGTGAGAGCTGTTTCACAAAAGAAAAATGAGATCTCTCAATGTGCATCATCTGAAAAGAATGGATATGGAACCCCATATGCCATAAGGAGGAG GTCATTACAGCTAGGAAGTCTGGGAACCTGCTTTTCTGAGAAACAAAAAACTGGTTTTCCATCTGCAATAAGAAAGAA GAAAATGCCCATTGGATCAAGTCCTCCAAACAAAAGTGAAAGTCGGAAG GCTAATTCCAGAGTAGACATTGTTACAGCAGTTGATACATGCAGTCAG GGTAACGTTGTATTGGATTATGTGGATGTAGATTGTCCTATGTTAGAAGAG GAAAGCTGTGAATCGGTTGGTCCAAATTGTGTAGAAAATATTATGCCAACAGGG GGTGATTGTTATACAAATGAAGACACTTTTGTCCAAGACACTGTTGTTGGACTCGGATGTGATGAAAAGATGACTGATGATCCAATCG ATGGAACCAAGGATGAGATCCACAAAATTTTTGTCAATGAGGATCAATCATCTCCACCGTTGAGTGCAAGACTCAGAGAAATATCAAACTCATTGAAGCTTTTGAGCACTCAAACAACTGCTATTGGATCACCAAACACTGAAATGACATCTACCAAACAAATAAATAAGGAAAAACTTGACCCCAAAACTCCTGAAGTTCCTTTTGCAGTGAGATTAGAGAATGAGCCAAACTTTGACTACATTGGCAGTCCGCAGGACATCTTTAAAACTCGCAGTACAGGACTGAAG AAGTATCTAGCTCAGGAGTGTCTTACTTTCCTCAATAGTGCTAACAA GGAGGAGCTTAAGGGATTAAAG GGAATTGGAGAGAAGAGAGCAACATATATTCTTCAGCTTCGTGAAGAATCTTCCGAACCCTTCAAGAAT ATGGATGATCTTAAAGAGATAGGCTTGTCTAGAAAACAG ATAAATGCAATGATGTCACAAGTCCTTGGAGATTTTTAG